One segment of Trichlorobacter ammonificans DNA contains the following:
- a CDS encoding amidohydrolase family protein, producing MNTITLHTASWLFNPGRPPIPGGALAVRDGRILETGTAEELTSRYGAAQRIDYPGCVLLPGFVNAHIHLELTHFPAWRLRGGLDYHPRTFADWLVQMVKVRRGVAPEEVLASLKAGIETSLWAGTTCVGDIITSPELLQAYQGAPGSNRLYLELIGQDTSLFSGRLQKALDALKTFDASHHPGLSPHAPYTLNGAVLPAIAEAARRGEYPLSLHLAESTAEDTLLFDSTGPLAELLYPLVGWSDFLPPPRRTTPARFFDAAGLLGPQTLAVHCVHLTPADGVLLKERGVTICLCPRSNERLAVGTAPVHLFRKLDIPLCLGTDSLASNDSLSLWDEIRFALDIYRGELSPDDLLVMATSGGAAGLGLADAVGSLEPGKRADFQVVELDGACTVQRLLSHGKLQAVLVGGVER from the coding sequence ATGAACACCATCACTCTTCATACCGCCTCCTGGCTGTTCAACCCCGGCCGACCCCCGATCCCCGGCGGTGCGCTGGCGGTGCGGGACGGGCGCATCCTGGAGACGGGCACGGCGGAGGAACTGACCAGCCGCTACGGTGCGGCCCAACGGATCGACTATCCCGGCTGCGTGCTGCTGCCCGGCTTCGTCAACGCCCATATCCATCTGGAGTTGACCCACTTTCCGGCCTGGCGCCTGCGGGGCGGGCTCGACTATCACCCCCGCACCTTTGCGGATTGGCTGGTGCAGATGGTCAAGGTGCGGCGGGGGGTAGCGCCGGAGGAGGTGCTGGCATCCCTGAAGGCCGGTATCGAGACCTCGCTGTGGGCAGGCACCACCTGCGTCGGCGACATCATCACGAGCCCTGAACTGCTGCAGGCATACCAGGGCGCGCCTGGCTCCAATAGGCTGTATCTTGAGCTGATAGGACAGGATACGTCACTTTTTTCCGGGCGGTTGCAGAAGGCGCTGGATGCCCTGAAAACCTTTGACGCATCGCACCATCCCGGCCTTTCTCCCCATGCCCCCTATACCCTGAACGGGGCCGTTCTTCCCGCCATTGCGGAAGCGGCCCGCCGGGGAGAGTACCCGTTGTCCCTGCATCTGGCCGAGTCAACGGCTGAAGACACGCTGCTGTTCGACTCCACCGGTCCCCTGGCCGAACTGCTCTACCCCCTGGTGGGCTGGAGCGATTTCCTGCCGCCCCCCCGCCGCACCACGCCGGCCCGGTTCTTTGATGCCGCCGGTCTGCTGGGACCGCAAACCCTGGCGGTGCACTGCGTGCATCTGACCCCTGCCGACGGGGTCCTGCTGAAAGAACGGGGGGTGACCATCTGCCTCTGCCCCCGCAGCAACGAACGGCTGGCCGTGGGGACCGCGCCGGTGCACCTGTTCAGGAAACTGGACATTCCCCTCTGCCTGGGCACCGATTCCCTGGCCAGCAACGATTCGCTGTCGCTGTGGGATGAAATCCGTTTTGCCTTGGACATATACCGCGGCGAACTGTCACCCGACGACCTGCTGGTCATGGCCACCAGCGGCGGGGCCGCCGGGCTGGGGCTGGCCGATGCGGTCGGCTCCCTTGAGCCGGGCAAGCGGGCCGATTTTCAGGTGGTGGAACTGGACGGCGCCTGCACGGTGCAGCGGCTGCTCAGCCACGGGAAACTGCAGGCGGTGCTGGTGGGTGGCGTGGAACGCTGA
- a CDS encoding EcsC family protein, translating to MGLSPSELDELQTAVRLLETPGLATKISSFVGTPLEAGLKKLPESWHGTISTATRKSIEKALDVALLTLDRKERTAPANLLHKVAVGVSGAAGGTFGLAALAVELPVSTTIMLRSIADIARSQGEDLGCAEARLQCVQVLALGGPATGDDGAETSYFAARAALSKAVSDAAAHLTRHGLSQQGAPALVRLISQLSARFSIIVSEKAAAQAVPLVGALGGAAINTLFIAHFQNRGQGHFTVRRLERLHGKDEVRRHYERLSRD from the coding sequence ATGGGACTTAGCCCCTCAGAACTGGATGAACTGCAAACGGCGGTACGGCTGCTGGAAACGCCGGGGCTGGCTACAAAGATCAGCAGCTTCGTGGGTACCCCCCTTGAAGCGGGGCTGAAAAAGCTGCCGGAGTCGTGGCACGGGACCATCAGTACCGCCACCCGGAAATCCATTGAAAAGGCGCTTGATGTGGCGCTGCTGACCCTGGACCGGAAGGAGCGGACAGCCCCCGCCAACCTGCTGCACAAGGTGGCGGTGGGGGTGTCGGGAGCAGCGGGGGGCACCTTCGGTCTGGCGGCCCTTGCCGTGGAGCTGCCGGTCTCCACCACCATCATGTTGCGCTCCATTGCCGATATTGCCCGCAGCCAGGGGGAGGATCTGGGTTGTGCGGAAGCCCGCTTGCAGTGCGTCCAGGTGCTGGCCCTCGGTGGTCCGGCCACTGGTGACGACGGTGCGGAGACCAGCTATTTCGCGGCACGGGCAGCCCTCTCCAAGGCGGTCTCCGATGCCGCCGCCCATCTGACCCGCCACGGCCTCTCCCAGCAGGGCGCCCCCGCCCTGGTACGGCTGATCAGTCAGCTGAGTGCCCGCTTTTCCATTATTGTCTCCGAGAAGGCGGCGGCTCAGGCGGTACCACTGGTGGGTGCCCTGGGCGGGGCGGCGATCAACACCCTGTTCATCGCTCACTTCCAGAACAGGGGACAGGGGCATTTTACGGTCAGACGGCTCGAGCGGCTGCACGGCAAGGACGAGGTGCGCCGGCACTATGAGCGTCTGTCGCGGGACTGA
- a CDS encoding RrF2 family transcriptional regulator → MIISKKTTYALKALHYLAEQPGDQPVLIADLAKAENIPKKFLEFILLSLRKGGILQSRIGKGGGYSLAQPANRISIGSIVRILEGDTAPVPCLGSSKSRCDECRDEATCGIRLIMSDVDRALSQVLDSLTLADMVERSEAERSKRRNIVDFSI, encoded by the coding sequence ATGATCATTTCAAAAAAGACCACATACGCCCTGAAGGCGCTGCACTATCTGGCCGAGCAGCCAGGCGACCAACCGGTCCTGATTGCCGACTTGGCCAAGGCAGAGAATATTCCGAAGAAGTTTCTGGAGTTCATCCTGCTCTCCCTGCGCAAGGGGGGGATTCTGCAGAGCAGGATCGGCAAAGGGGGTGGCTACTCGCTGGCCCAGCCGGCGAACCGGATCAGCATCGGCTCGATCGTTCGCATCCTGGAGGGGGATACGGCGCCGGTTCCCTGCCTCGGCAGCAGCAAGAGTCGCTGCGATGAATGCCGGGATGAAGCCACCTGCGGCATCCGCCTGATCATGAGCGATGTGGACCGTGCCCTTTCTCAGGTACTGGACTCTTTGACCCTGGCCGACATGGTGGAGCGCAGCGAGGCGGAGCGCAGCAAGCGCCGCAATATCGTTGACTTCAGCATATAA
- the cysK gene encoding cysteine synthase A, translated as MSRIFPDNSQSIGNTPLVKLNHVTEGAKATVLAKIEGRNPAYSVKCRIGANLIWDAEKRGVLKPGVEIIEPTSGNTGIALAYVAAARGYKLTLTMPETMSIERRRVLAALGANLILTPGAEGMKGAINRAEEIAASDPQKYFIPQQFKNPANPEIHELTTGPEIWNDTDGGVDVLVSGVGTGGTISGVSRYIKNIKGKKIVSVAVEPKESPVISQHLAGQPLQPAPHKIQGIGAGFIPETLDLSVVDRVEQVESAEAIEFAKRLAREEGLLVGISSGAAAAAAVRLAFLEEFAGTTIVVVLPDGAERYLSTALFEGL; from the coding sequence ATGAGCAGAATATTCCCCGACAACTCGCAATCAATCGGCAACACCCCGCTCGTCAAACTGAACCACGTTACCGAAGGGGCCAAGGCAACCGTCCTGGCCAAGATTGAGGGACGCAACCCGGCCTATTCGGTCAAATGCCGCATCGGCGCCAACCTGATCTGGGACGCCGAGAAGCGCGGCGTCCTCAAGCCCGGCGTGGAGATCATCGAACCCACCTCCGGCAACACCGGCATTGCCCTGGCCTACGTGGCCGCGGCCCGTGGCTACAAGCTGACCCTGACCATGCCGGAGACCATGAGTATCGAGCGCCGCCGGGTGCTGGCAGCCCTGGGGGCCAACCTGATCCTCACCCCCGGCGCCGAAGGGATGAAGGGGGCCATCAACCGGGCCGAGGAGATCGCCGCTTCCGATCCCCAGAAATATTTCATCCCCCAGCAGTTCAAGAACCCGGCCAACCCGGAGATCCACGAACTGACCACCGGGCCGGAGATCTGGAACGACACCGACGGCGGCGTTGACGTGCTGGTTTCCGGGGTCGGCACCGGCGGCACCATTTCCGGGGTATCCCGCTACATCAAGAACATCAAGGGGAAGAAGATCGTTTCCGTTGCCGTGGAGCCGAAGGAGAGCCCGGTGATCAGCCAGCATCTGGCCGGCCAGCCGCTGCAGCCCGCGCCCCACAAGATCCAGGGGATCGGCGCCGGATTTATCCCTGAGACCCTTGACCTGTCCGTGGTGGACCGGGTGGAACAGGTGGAGAGTGCCGAGGCGATCGAATTCGCCAAGCGGCTGGCCAGGGAGGAGGGACTGCTGGTGGGTATCTCCAGCGGTGCCGCCGCAGCCGCAGCCGTCCGCCTGGCCTTTCTGGAAGAATTTGCCGGCACGACCATTGTGGTGGTGCTTCCCGACGGCGCAGAACGCTATCTCTCAACCGCGCTCTTCGAGGGACTGTAA
- a CDS encoding YezD family protein — protein sequence MEGTRPDPWNREVERLVRETLSSLRFGTVTLVVQDGRVIQVDKSEKIRVIRTGHIDGSGI from the coding sequence ATGGAGGGTACCCGGCCCGACCCTTGGAATCGGGAGGTGGAACGGCTGGTGCGGGAAACGCTGTCCTCCCTCCGGTTCGGCACCGTCACGCTGGTGGTGCAGGACGGCCGGGTGATCCAGGTTGACAAGAGCGAGAAGATTCGTGTTATCCGAACCGGTCATATTGACGGCAGTGGAATCTGA
- a CDS encoding acylphosphatase, with protein MNIRRTIIVHGLVQGVSFRKQSQQAARQLGVNGWVRNRSDGTVEACLEGSETAVAALIAWCHAGPKNGIVTDVRVTDSGDPEGHDDFVIREDHRAA; from the coding sequence ATGAACATCCGCAGGACCATCATCGTGCATGGCCTGGTGCAGGGGGTTTCCTTCCGCAAACAGAGCCAGCAAGCCGCACGGCAACTCGGCGTAAACGGCTGGGTGCGCAACCGCTCCGACGGCACTGTGGAAGCCTGCCTGGAAGGTTCGGAGACCGCCGTTGCCGCCCTGATTGCCTGGTGTCACGCCGGCCCGAAGAACGGGATTGTCACCGACGTCCGGGTGACCGACAGTGGTGATCCCGAGGGACATGACGATTTCGTGATCCGCGAGGATCATAGGGCCGCCTGA
- a CDS encoding YncE family protein codes for MKKFTKMAVAVMAVSALAVTGCGSSGSGSGPAAAVKTVTINGQVSGVAIPAAATKSAAGAVGTVTALDAATGKVISSPATADISADGSFSIKIAPPAGQTTVVLKATVNGSSYRLLITEQLAADATVSGKLVGPDSESTAALVLTDDDKIKTGVDVQKTLERTRYGYVINTGGGKGAGISVIDRASTAVVKTINFTFAPSSNHFGNITADGKELWLCTNKTGAAGDVNVFDLDKLRDVSSVTAENKATFIIKSWEGVGCGVQNTQSPSGQYIFISSDQSPKGINVFDVQKKWYLGNIANENTAPHVGAISSDNKTYYTTTAGNSHTVAYDIEHLGHIATTESAIAPETRRKLELPKVLDIDFGYGNLHALRLHPGQKHLFVGNNTWPVPAGKTNTSGTNVIDLTTRKIIARIDGRPHNYAVSPDVKYLLSTELPGQDCDVAILPTLETGNRLQFIDIATLLAATPDVSKLKAIYHFYTPNEGGSHAAWDLTTGILYYSIYANADGQGYLYALNTAGLSAATPSVVQLSKTKIGWSPHGVSFPGVNGD; via the coding sequence ATGAAGAAGTTCACCAAGATGGCAGTGGCAGTCATGGCTGTCTCCGCTCTCGCCGTGACCGGCTGCGGCAGTTCCGGATCCGGGTCCGGCCCGGCAGCGGCAGTGAAGACGGTAACCATTAACGGCCAGGTGTCGGGTGTTGCCATTCCGGCTGCCGCAACCAAGTCGGCGGCCGGGGCGGTCGGTACCGTCACCGCCCTTGACGCGGCAACCGGCAAGGTCATCAGCTCACCCGCCACCGCCGACATCAGCGCTGACGGCAGCTTCAGCATCAAGATCGCTCCGCCCGCCGGCCAGACAACCGTTGTGCTGAAGGCAACCGTGAACGGCAGCAGCTATCGCCTGCTTATCACCGAGCAGCTTGCTGCCGACGCGACCGTTTCCGGCAAGCTGGTCGGTCCCGACTCCGAAAGCACCGCCGCCCTTGTCCTGACCGACGACGACAAAATCAAGACCGGCGTCGATGTGCAGAAGACCCTTGAGCGGACCAGGTACGGCTACGTCATCAACACCGGTGGCGGCAAGGGAGCGGGTATCTCGGTCATCGACCGGGCCAGCACGGCAGTTGTCAAGACCATCAACTTTACGTTTGCTCCGTCCTCCAACCACTTCGGCAACATCACCGCCGACGGCAAGGAACTGTGGCTCTGCACCAACAAGACCGGCGCAGCCGGTGACGTGAACGTCTTCGACCTGGACAAGCTGCGGGACGTTTCCTCCGTCACCGCGGAGAACAAGGCCACCTTCATCATCAAGTCCTGGGAAGGGGTCGGGTGCGGCGTACAGAACACCCAGTCCCCCAGCGGCCAGTATATCTTCATCTCCTCCGACCAGTCCCCCAAGGGGATCAACGTCTTTGACGTGCAGAAAAAGTGGTATCTGGGCAACATTGCCAACGAAAACACCGCCCCTCACGTTGGTGCGATTTCCAGCGACAACAAGACCTACTACACCACCACTGCCGGCAACTCCCATACGGTGGCCTACGACATCGAGCATCTTGGCCATATCGCCACCACCGAGTCCGCCATTGCGCCTGAAACCAGGAGAAAACTTGAACTGCCCAAGGTGCTGGACATTGACTTCGGCTATGGCAACCTCCACGCCCTGAGGCTGCATCCCGGCCAGAAACACCTCTTTGTTGGCAACAACACCTGGCCGGTTCCGGCGGGCAAAACCAACACCTCCGGCACAAACGTCATCGATCTGACCACCAGGAAGATCATCGCCAGGATTGACGGCCGCCCCCACAACTACGCCGTATCGCCGGACGTGAAGTATCTGCTCTCCACCGAGCTCCCGGGACAGGATTGCGACGTGGCGATCCTCCCGACGCTCGAAACAGGTAATCGCTTGCAGTTCATCGACATTGCCACCCTGCTTGCCGCAACTCCGGATGTAAGCAAGCTCAAGGCTATCTACCATTTCTACACGCCGAACGAAGGCGGCAGCCACGCCGCCTGGGACTTGACCACCGGTATCCTCTACTACTCCATCTACGCCAACGCCGACGGCCAGGGGTATCTCTACGCCCTCAACACCGCCGGTCTGTCGGCGGCAACCCCCAGTGTTGTCCAGTTGAGCAAGACCAAGATCGGCTGGAGCCCCCACGGGGTCTCCTTCCCCGGCGTCAACGGCGACTAG
- a CDS encoding c-type cytochrome: MNIQRIKIAATALLSALLLLAGCGGGGGTPAPTQPPTVAAPTGVTATGGTNQVTLAWNPINEADSYTIYWSSTLPLTKANGTRIEGAVSPYLHSVTVSQTYYYFVTAVKNGVESEPSAQASTVSAHNGEALYATNCSGCHGPLAAPTFHDRTFAGIKAAIAANRGGMGVLSSLTDTEIANIVLVLPNHH, from the coding sequence ATGAACATACAGCGTATCAAAATAGCCGCAACCGCTCTGCTGTCGGCCCTGTTGCTTCTGGCCGGCTGCGGCGGCGGAGGCGGTACCCCGGCCCCCACACAGCCGCCCACCGTTGCCGCCCCCACCGGCGTAACGGCCACCGGCGGCACAAACCAGGTAACGCTTGCCTGGAACCCGATCAACGAGGCCGACTCCTACACCATCTACTGGTCATCAACGCTGCCGTTGACGAAAGCCAACGGCACCAGAATAGAAGGGGCCGTTTCTCCGTATCTCCACAGCGTTACGGTGAGCCAAACCTACTACTATTTCGTAACCGCCGTTAAAAACGGCGTGGAAAGTGAACCGTCGGCACAGGCGTCAACGGTCTCCGCCCACAACGGCGAAGCCCTCTACGCCACCAATTGCAGCGGCTGCCACGGTCCCCTTGCCGCTCCCACCTTTCATGATCGCACCTTTGCGGGAATCAAGGCAGCCATAGCCGCAAACAGGGGCGGGATGGGCGTTTTGAGCAGCCTGACCGACACCGAGATTGCCAACATCGTGCTCGTACTGCCCAACCATCATTAA
- a CDS encoding sulfurtransferase, with translation MKLRTVRGIVGSLMALVAVTALFGCGSSSESTAAAVTPPPATVAKAVETFTTTDALAASQQNVLIVDVRSAANYAAGHIPGAIRNTVSINSTTASATGSAGTLGLTQAEFVSLANTLGITPSTKVVAYDTDNSSSVGRFVWTLLRYGHKNVAILDGGYQKWVAEKRPTTTTATLPTANTVSYAVSSVADIDVSADYVLSKINTPGYVIWDSRSVLEYIGYDLRTNPRGGHIPYAVSLDWTNLQTQDANGVSVLKSSTEILELLKEHGITPDKEIIIYCQAGVRSSYSSDTLLGLGFTKVKNYTGSWGEWSAALKSDGSYKYPVSTGTNP, from the coding sequence ATGAAACTGCGCACTGTACGAGGCATTGTCGGCTCCCTGATGGCGCTTGTCGCCGTGACGGCACTGTTTGGCTGCGGCAGCAGCAGCGAAAGTACCGCTGCCGCCGTGACCCCGCCGCCGGCCACGGTGGCCAAGGCGGTGGAAACCTTCACCACCACCGACGCCCTGGCCGCCAGCCAGCAGAATGTCCTGATCGTCGATGTCCGTTCCGCGGCCAACTACGCCGCCGGCCATATCCCCGGCGCCATCCGCAACACCGTGTCGATCAACTCGACCACGGCCTCCGCAACCGGTTCGGCGGGCACCCTGGGACTGACCCAGGCGGAGTTCGTCTCCCTGGCCAATACCCTGGGCATCACCCCCTCCACCAAGGTGGTGGCCTACGATACCGACAACAGCTCGTCGGTGGGGCGTTTCGTCTGGACCCTGCTCCGCTATGGCCATAAGAATGTCGCCATCCTTGACGGCGGTTACCAAAAATGGGTGGCGGAAAAACGCCCCACCACCACAACGGCCACCCTGCCCACGGCGAATACCGTCTCCTACGCAGTATCGAGCGTTGCGGACATCGACGTGAGCGCCGACTACGTTCTGTCGAAGATCAATACGCCGGGTTACGTTATCTGGGATTCCCGCAGCGTCCTCGAATATATCGGCTACGACCTGCGGACCAACCCCCGGGGGGGCCATATCCCCTATGCCGTCAGCCTCGACTGGACCAACCTGCAGACCCAGGATGCAAACGGCGTCTCTGTACTGAAGAGCAGTACTGAAATCCTGGAGCTGCTGAAGGAGCACGGCATTACCCCGGACAAGGAGATCATCATCTACTGCCAGGCCGGGGTCCGCTCTTCCTACTCCTCCGACACCCTGCTGGGTCTGGGTTTCACCAAGGTGAAGAACTACACCGGCTCGTGGGGGGAATGGAGTGCGGCGCTGAAGTCCGACGGCAGCTACAAGTATCCGGTTTCCACCGGCACCAATCCGTAA
- a CDS encoding VTT domain-containing protein gives MTTSVTAYLRATCAEQINAVTAGCTQCGECVRDCAFLQKYGTPATIAAAFDSSDAASLSRPFECSLCGLCTAVCPEQLDLDRLFLEMRREAVDRGFGSFPEHAPLKTYERLGTSRRFTLYRLPEQCTTVFFPGCSLPGTRPEAVKRLFADLRNIDPALGIVFDCCLKPSHSLGREQYVEAMFAEMRDWLLTHGVREVLVACPNCQVMFETFGGDLQVRTVWELLAEQPAAPEQLTGTVTVHDPCVIRHSGRAQRAVRSLLERRGLTVEEMPHSGRTTLCCGQGGGVNLLDPDLAGSWARLRTTEADGRRLISYCAACVQTLGAATPASHLADLLYTPEQTLAGSVKGATAPFTYLNRLLLKRSFTTMKGFAVTRERTFIPEEQRPAGRAWKPLLLLGLLIAAITAVHLSGAGQYLQQDRLRVLIESYGPLAPAIYILIYALAPVLFLPGLPLTIAGGILFGPIWGVVYAITGATIGASLAFLVARYGARDWVAAKLTGPKWQKLDQEVARHGWKVVAFTRLIPAFPFNLLNYAFGLTSIPFPQYAVTSFLCMLPACIAFIVFSSSLPDLIRGKVSPAALLGLLLIAAVSLLPVLYRRWKKQPETASE, from the coding sequence ATGACGACATCTGTTACCGCATATCTGCGCGCAACCTGCGCGGAACAGATCAACGCCGTCACCGCCGGCTGCACCCAGTGCGGCGAATGCGTCCGCGACTGCGCTTTTCTGCAAAAATACGGCACCCCCGCCACCATTGCCGCCGCCTTCGACAGCAGCGATGCCGCCAGCCTGTCCCGGCCGTTCGAATGCAGCCTCTGCGGGCTTTGCACCGCGGTTTGCCCGGAACAGCTGGACCTGGATCGTCTTTTCCTGGAGATGCGGCGGGAGGCGGTGGACCGGGGATTCGGCAGCTTTCCGGAGCATGCCCCGCTGAAGACCTATGAGCGGCTGGGCACCTCCCGCCGTTTCACCCTCTACCGCCTGCCCGAACAGTGCACCACGGTCTTTTTTCCCGGCTGCTCCCTGCCCGGCACCCGCCCCGAAGCGGTGAAGCGGCTCTTTGCCGACCTGCGGAACATCGACCCGGCCCTGGGGATCGTGTTCGACTGCTGCCTGAAGCCGTCCCACAGCCTGGGGCGGGAGCAGTACGTGGAAGCCATGTTCGCCGAGATGCGGGACTGGCTCCTGACCCACGGGGTACGGGAGGTGCTGGTGGCCTGCCCCAACTGCCAGGTGATGTTCGAGACCTTCGGCGGCGACCTGCAGGTGCGCACCGTCTGGGAACTACTGGCGGAACAGCCGGCAGCGCCGGAACAGCTCACCGGCACGGTGACGGTGCACGACCCCTGCGTTATCCGGCACAGCGGCCGGGCCCAGCGTGCGGTCCGGTCCCTTCTGGAACGCCGGGGACTCACGGTTGAGGAGATGCCCCACAGCGGCCGCACCACCCTCTGCTGCGGCCAGGGGGGCGGCGTCAACCTGCTGGACCCGGACCTGGCCGGTTCCTGGGCCCGCCTGCGGACAACGGAAGCGGACGGGCGGCGGCTCATCTCCTACTGCGCCGCCTGCGTGCAGACCCTGGGGGCCGCCACCCCGGCCAGCCACCTGGCCGACCTGCTCTATACGCCGGAGCAGACCCTTGCCGGCAGCGTGAAGGGGGCAACCGCACCGTTCACCTACCTGAACCGGCTGCTGCTCAAGCGGAGCTTCACCACCATGAAAGGATTCGCCGTGACCCGGGAACGGACTTTTATACCAGAAGAACAGCGCCCCGCCGGACGGGCCTGGAAACCGCTGCTGCTGCTCGGCCTGCTGATTGCCGCCATCACTGCCGTCCACCTGTCCGGCGCCGGCCAGTACCTGCAACAGGACCGTTTGAGGGTGCTGATTGAGTCGTACGGCCCCCTGGCGCCGGCCATCTACATCCTGATCTACGCCCTGGCTCCGGTGCTGTTCCTGCCCGGACTGCCGCTCACCATTGCCGGTGGTATCCTCTTCGGCCCCATCTGGGGTGTGGTCTATGCCATCACCGGCGCCACCATCGGTGCCTCCCTGGCCTTTCTGGTGGCCCGCTACGGCGCCCGGGACTGGGTGGCCGCCAAACTGACCGGCCCCAAATGGCAGAAACTGGACCAAGAGGTGGCCCGCCACGGCTGGAAGGTGGTGGCCTTTACCCGGCTGATCCCGGCCTTCCCCTTCAACCTGCTCAACTACGCTTTCGGCCTCACCAGCATACCGTTCCCGCAGTACGCGGTGACCAGCTTCCTCTGCATGCTGCCGGCCTGCATCGCCTTTATCGTCTTTTCCAGCTCCCTGCCGGACCTGATCCGCGGCAAGGTCTCCCCCGCCGCCCTGCTGGGGCTGCTGCTCATCGCCGCGGTCTCGCTGCTGCCGGTGCTCTACCGGCGCTGGAAAAAACAGCCGGAAACGGCCAGCGAATGA
- a CDS encoding glycosyltransferase family 2 protein yields the protein MTGAIPDIALIIPARNEEAALPAVLAQVPAEIRRVLVVNNGSTDRTAAVAREHGADVIHEPRAGYGSACLAGLAALADTPPEIVAFVDADGSDDLASLPALIAPVVAGEYDFMLGRRIPVESGALSPQQRFGHWLATGLIRLFWNHHFLDLGPMRVIRWDALQRLNMADRAFGWTVEMQVRAVTQGLSIGELDVPYRQRCAGVSKISRTISGTVRAGSTILWVIGRELLRNLQQTPRRGAQPVTVKSSS from the coding sequence ATGACCGGTGCCATCCCCGACATCGCCCTGATCATTCCAGCCCGGAATGAGGAGGCAGCCCTGCCGGCGGTACTCGCCCAGGTACCGGCGGAAATCCGCCGGGTGCTGGTGGTGAATAACGGCTCAACGGACCGGACCGCTGCCGTGGCCCGGGAACACGGGGCCGACGTGATCCATGAACCTCGTGCCGGGTACGGCAGCGCCTGCTTGGCGGGCCTCGCGGCCCTGGCGGACACCCCGCCGGAGATCGTCGCCTTTGTGGATGCCGACGGCAGCGACGACCTGGCCAGCCTGCCGGCCCTGATCGCCCCGGTTGTGGCCGGCGAGTACGACTTCATGCTGGGGCGTCGGATTCCGGTGGAGAGCGGAGCATTAAGCCCGCAGCAGCGGTTCGGTCACTGGCTGGCCACCGGCCTGATCCGGCTGTTCTGGAACCACCATTTTCTCGACCTGGGACCGATGCGGGTCATCCGCTGGGACGCCCTGCAGCGGCTGAACATGGCCGACCGCGCATTCGGCTGGACCGTGGAGATGCAGGTACGGGCGGTCACGCAGGGGTTGTCCATCGGCGAACTCGATGTTCCCTATCGCCAGCGCTGCGCCGGTGTTTCCAAGATCAGCCGCACCATCAGCGGCACGGTCAGGGCCGGCAGCACCATTCTCTGGGTCATCGGCCGGGAGCTGCTGCGCAACCTTCAGCAGACGCCGCGGCGCGGCGCACAGCCCGTGACCGTCAAATCATCATCCTAG
- a CDS encoding sulfurtransferase, with translation MHSVIRFIHRRAAAAAVPFIALLFLASAAAAADLGLIEPATLKGAANRWVVLDARPPAEWEAGHIPGAIPFSWETYTRTDTKGIKYSSFSPQELAVILAGLGIDEKTPLVIYGDADKSWGGEGYNAWLFSWLGHKGPIRILNGGIQAWRAQGFSLTKGAERPLPARARYQVDLKPQYAISTEEVQQAGGNYTLVDTRSTLEWLKGRIPGAVHIPWDDFYTGKERRPLSQAELRKLLAKHGVNPGKPVVFYCLGGVRSAYAWLVARLAGLPDARNYKGGWAAWEKRGGQ, from the coding sequence ATGCATAGTGTGATACGTTTCATCCACCGCAGAGCAGCCGCGGCAGCAGTACCGTTCATTGCCCTATTGTTCCTGGCTTCAGCCGCGGCAGCAGCCGATCTGGGCCTGATCGAGCCCGCCACCCTTAAGGGGGCGGCAAACCGCTGGGTTGTCCTCGACGCCCGTCCCCCGGCGGAATGGGAGGCCGGCCATATCCCCGGCGCCATCCCCTTTTCCTGGGAAACCTATACCCGCACCGACACCAAAGGGATCAAGTACAGCTCCTTTTCTCCCCAGGAACTGGCCGTCATTCTCGCCGGGCTGGGGATCGATGAGAAAACGCCGCTGGTAATCTACGGCGACGCCGACAAGAGCTGGGGGGGGGAAGGGTACAACGCCTGGCTGTTCTCATGGCTGGGACACAAGGGGCCGATCCGGATTCTGAACGGCGGCATCCAGGCCTGGCGTGCCCAGGGGTTCTCGCTGACCAAAGGGGCGGAACGCCCCCTTCCCGCCAGGGCCCGCTACCAGGTTGACCTGAAGCCCCAGTACGCGATCAGTACCGAAGAGGTGCAGCAGGCCGGGGGGAACTACACCCTGGTGGATACCCGTTCAACCCTTGAGTGGCTGAAAGGAAGGATTCCGGGGGCGGTGCACATCCCCTGGGACGACTTCTATACCGGCAAGGAGCGCCGCCCCCTGTCCCAGGCCGAACTGAGGAAACTGCTGGCAAAACATGGTGTGAACCCCGGCAAGCCGGTGGTCTTCTACTGCCTGGGCGGGGTCCGTTCCGCCTATGCCTGGCTGGTTGCCCGGCTGGCCGGCCTGCCCGACGCCAGAAACTACAAGGGGGGCTGGGCTGCCTGGGAAAAGCGGGGCGGCCAATGA